A window of the Phaseolus vulgaris cultivar G19833 chromosome 5, P. vulgaris v2.0, whole genome shotgun sequence genome harbors these coding sequences:
- the LOC137834409 gene encoding uncharacterized protein, whose translation MVATRNNNDAMAEQMTMIQILQAQMEELRQKGMEDHRQHEEDRRLQEEDRRRQEEEIALLREQNARLQQQVDNPEREGQSHMADRTASRIPTPANTNPASRAETVERKSRKRGHPFTDEIITTPLPDKWRGLVIKLYDGSTDPDEHLNVYKTQMTLYTTDNNVWCKVFPTSLQGEPLTWFTELPPNSINDFDTLAAKFSTQYATSRPHHMSSMSLLAVQQEKGESLRTFLDRFNKACMNIRGLKQEVALHHLVSAIRPSRFTESLIKKPPQDMEDLRTRATKFMQIEEHIDYHQRFKAVGFGALKDQTQSKEREVETERTVRTTLRSDRNRGGRIPRFNSYTPLTVPRGRALDEALQTDLIPTLKQYQTPPNADTAKRCQYHQNFGHTTEGCQALKDKIEELIQAGHLRQFVKRTRSSRSPPRNTDRPSRGVDRSYRNDYKRHTDRSQTSRKRSESPVRRTRPRSTSPDRNARPRQRVREVINMIAGPVNLGEPNHETNYIAGGFAGGGCSNSARKKHLRDIQSAHATTRRRPHIPPITFTDEDFTAIDPAQDDPMVITVEIDKFAIAKTLVDQGSSVDILYWDIFKKMRIPEAHIQPYNEQIVGFSGERVDTKGYIDLYTTFGEEDGLHKTINVRYLLVNAQTSYNILLGRPSINRLKAIVSTPHLAMKFPSANNDIATIHVDQKTARECYVASLKSEPTRRLYTTNTDDRVPQKRGRSPTRRSGRHMSRRQMIALVDLDPRMDDPRMEAGEDLHPFPLRDDRHTTHIGTSLKPDDRMAIGTTLVKNSDLFAWTAADMPGVDPQVITHRLSLYREAKPIAQKKRHIGEERRQAAREEADKLLQAGFIRKAHYTTWLANVVMVKKANGKWRMCVDYTDLNKACPKDSYPLPTIDRLVDGAAGHHILSFLDAYSGYNQIQMHPADRKKTAFMTDSDQASYVIQELHEGICGTHSGARTMAAKVFRAGYYWLTVQGDCTNFVQKCLKCQEFGTLSHQKPEELHFMLSPWPFVQWGMDIIGPFAPGKGQCKFLLVGIDYFTKWIEAEPLTAITARNVQNFVWKNIVCRFGLPQIIITDNGRQFTDRTLAEFYEKLHIKHIASSVEHPQTNGQAEAGNKVILNELKKRLGPAKGNWTEELLEVLWAYRCTPQTTTQETPYSLTYGTEAMIPVEIGEPSLRRQTLDLDLNKESLSVGLDLINELRNKCRIREEACKIRAARRYNSKVKPRLFHKGDLVWRMRSSARKEGGKFSNNWEGPFRIADTAAGGAYYLEYLSGKEIPRTWNATHLKFYYS comes from the exons ATGGTTGCGACAAGAAACAACAACGACGCTATGGCAGAACAGATGACTATGATTCAAATCCTCCAAGCTCAGATGGAGGAACTGCGACAAAAGGGGATGGAAGACCATCGTCAACATGAAGAAGATAGACGCCTCCAAGAAGAAGATAGACGCcgccaagaagaagaaatcgccttattaagagagcagaatgcacgACTCCAACAACAGGTCGATAATCCCGAACGAGAAGGCCAATCCCATATGGCCGACCGAACCGCCTCTCGCATACCTACACCTGCCAATACCAATCCTGCTTCCAGAGCTGAAACAGTCGAAAGAAAGTCAAGGAAAAGGGGTCATCCTTTTACAGACGAAATTATCACCACTCCACTTCCTGACAAATGGAGAGGCCTCGTCATTAAACTCTATGACGgctcgaccgacccggacgaacACTTAAATGTCTACAAGACGcaaatgactttgtataccACAGATAACAATGTGTGGTGTAAAGTATTTCCCACGTCGCTCCAGGGAGAACCTCTTACCTGGTTCACAGAGCTGCCTCCAAACTCCATTAACGATTTTGACACCCTAGCCGCAAAATTCTCCACTCAATATGCCACTAGCCGACCGCATCACatgtcctccatgtctctcctagcggtacaacaagaaaaaggtgaatctcTTAGAACCTTTCTAGATAGGTTCAACAAAGCATGCATGAACATCCGAGGGCTCAAACAAGAGGTTGCATTGCACCATTTGGTCTCGGCCATCCGACCGAGCCGTTTCACTGAAAGTCTCATCAAGAAACCACCTCAAGACATGGAGGACCTTCGAACTcgagcaaccaaattcatgcaaatcgaAGAACACATTGATTACCATCAACGGTTCAAAGCTGTCGGATTCGGAGCCCTTAAAGACCAAACCCAAAGTAAAGAAAGAGAAGTCGAAACCGAACGAACCGTCCGAACCACTCTGAGGTCCGACCGGAATAGGGGAGGCCGAATCCCCAGGTTTAACAGTTACACCCCTTTAACTGTGCCGAGGGGACGAGCCCTAGATGAAGCACTACAAACGGACCTAATCCCGACAttgaagcagtatcaaacacCACCGAATGCAGATACTGCTAAGCGTTGTCAATACCATCAGAATTTCGGTCACACGACCGAAGGATGTCAAGCTTTGaaggataaaattgaagaactcatccaagcTGGCCATTTACGGCAGTTCGTCAAGAGGACAAGGAGTTCAAGATCCCCACCACGGAATACTGACCGTCCTTCCCGTGGTGTCGACCGGTCGTACCGTAACGATTACAAACGCCACACTGACCGTAGCCAGACTTCGCGAAAACGCAGCGAAAGCCCCGTTCGGCGTACACGCCCCCGTAGCACAAGTCCCGACCGAAACGCCCGACCTCGCCAACGAGTCCGcgaagtcatcaacatgattgCTGGACCCGTTAACTTGGGCGAACCGAACCACGAAACAAATTATATAGCTGGAGGATTTGCCGGTGGCGGGTGCTCAAATTCCGCCCGAAAGAAACATCTTCGTGACATCCAGTCCGCTCATGCTACCACGAGGAGGCGTCCACATATACCTCCGATTACTTTCACTGACGAAGACTTTACAGCCATAGATCCAGCCCAGGACGACCCCATGGTCATCACTGTAGAAATTGACAAGTTCGCAATTGCCAAGACTTTGGTAGATCAGGGTAGCTCGGTCGACATACTGTATTGGGACATTTTCAAGAAAATGCGCATCCCAGAAGCACATATTCAGCCCTATAACGAACAAATTGTAGGGTTCTCAGGTGAACGGGTCGATACTAAGGGGTACATAGACTTGTACACAACCTTTGGTGAGGAAGACGGCCTCCATAAAACAATAAACGTACGATACCTCCTGGTTAACGCACAaacttcctacaacatcctgctcGGTCGTCCGTCCATTAACAGATTAAAAGCCATTGTGTCCACTCCacacttagccatgaaattccccTCGGCTAACAACGACATTGCAACCATCCATGTCGATCAAAAAACCGCTAGGGAATGCTATGTAGCAAGTTTGAAAAGTGAGCCAACTCGACGACTCTATACAACCAATACGGACGACCGAGTCCCGCAAAAACGAGGACGTTCCCCCACACGGCGTTCCGGACGACACATGTCCCGTCGTCAAATGATAGCCCTTGTTGACCTCGACCCTCGCATGGACGATCCCCGTATGGAAGCAGGAGAAGACTTGCATCCATTCCCGCTTCGCGATGATCGCCACACTACGCACATCGGTACTTCGCTGAAACCGGACGACCGAATGGCCATCGGGACGACACTTGTTAAAAATTCCGATCTTTTCGCCTGGACGGCCGCTGATATGCCTGGCGTAGACCCACAGGTTATCACTCACCGATTATCACTGTATAGAGAAGCTAAACCAATagctcaaaagaaaagacatatAGGCGAGGAACGACGTCAAGCCGCACGTGAGGAAGCCGACAAATTGTTACAGGCTGGATTCATTCGGAAGGCCCATTACACcacatggctagccaacgtggttatggtgaagaaagcgaacggaaaatggcgtatgtgtgTTGACTACACAGACCTcaataaagcttgcccaaaagACTCGTATCCTCTGCCTACCATTGATCGTCTTGTCGACGGTGCAGCCGGGCATCACATCCTCAGCTTCCTTGATGCCTACTCTGGctataatcaaatccaaatgcacccggccgaccggaagaagacggccttcatgactgattccg ACCAAGCTTCCTATGTCATCCAAGAGTTGCACGAAGGAATTTGCGGAACTCACTCCGGCGCACGGACAATGGCTGCCAAAGTATTCCGGGCTGGATACTACTGGCTGACCGTCCAGGGTGACTGCACCAATTTCGTACAAAAATGTCTtaaatgccaagagtttggcaCTTTGTCCCATCAAAAGCCTGAGGAACTCCATTTTATGTTATCACCTTGGCCGTTCGTCCAATGGGGTATGGACATCATTGGTCCTTTCGCCCCCGGTAAAGGCCAGTGTAAATTCTTACTAGTCGGCATtgattacttcaccaagtggatcgaagccgaGCCCCTGACTGCAATCACCGCCCGCAATGTtcaaaatttcgtatggaaaAATATCGTTTGCCGCTTCGGGCTTCCACAAATCATCATCACCGATAACGGTCGGCAATTCACCGACCGAACGTTAGCTGAATTTTACGAGAAGCTCCACATCAAACACATCGCTAGTTCAGTCGAACATCCGCAAACAAACGGACAGGCAGAAGCTGGAAACAAAGTTATTTTGAACGAACTGAAGAAACGTCTCGGCCCAGCAAAGGGCAACTGGACTGAAGAACTCTTAGAAGTATTATGGGCATATCGCTGTACTCCTCAGACGACTACACAAGAAACGCCGTACAGCCTAACGTATGGCACCGAAGCTATGATCCCCGTCGAGATTGGCGAACCCTCTCTCCGCCGGCAAACCCTTGATCTTGATCTAAACAAGGAAAGCCTCTCGGTCGGTCTCGATCTCATCAACGAACTCCGGAACAAGTGTAGAATTagagaagaagcatgcaaaATTCGGGCGGCCAGACGATACAACTCCAAAGTTAAACCAAGATTGTTCCACAAAGGCGACTTAGTATGGCGAATGCGGAGCAGCGCACGGAAGGAAGGAGGCAAGTTCTCCAACAATTGGGAAGGACCTTTCCGCATAGCTGATACGGCAGCCGGTGGAGCCTattatttagaatatttatCTGGGAAGGAaataccgagaacgtggaatgccacacatctcaaattttattacagttga